In the Sarcophilus harrisii chromosome 1, mSarHar1.11, whole genome shotgun sequence genome, one interval contains:
- the XPA gene encoding DNA repair protein complementing XP-A cells, which translates to MEAEAGAGQSGEPVELPAAVRAKIERNRQRALMLRQARLAARPYPASGAASGSAGGAGINNVKSAPKIIDTGGGFFLEEEEEEEHKIDKVVHKPGPVLECDYAICEECGKEFMDSYLINHFDLATCDNCRDADGKHKLITKTEAKQQYLLKDCDLEKREPVLKFIVKKNPHHSQWGDMKLYLRLQVIKRALEVWGSEEALEEAKEVRQENREKMKQKKFDKKVKELRRAVRSSVWKKETTIHQHEYGAEESIEEDMYQKTCTICGHQLTYEKM; encoded by the exons ATGGAAGCGGAGGCGGGAGCGGGGCAATCCGGAGAGCCCGTCGAGCTCCCCGCGGCAGTGCGGGCGAAGATCGAGCGAAATCGGCAGCGAGCGCTGATGCTGCGCCAGGCCCGGCTGGCGGCGAGGCCGTACCCCGCGTCCGGGGCAGCGTCGGGGAGTGCTGGAGGTGCAG GCATTAATAATGTGAAATCAGCACCAAAGATAATTGATACAGGAGGAGGTTTCTttttagaagaggaagaagaagaggagcaCAAAATTGACAAAGTTGTACATAAACCAG GGCCTGTTCTAGAATGTGATTATGCAATTTGTGAAGAATGTGGGAAAGAGTTTATGGATTCTTACCTCATCAACCACTTTGATTTGGCAACTTGTGATAATTGCAG AGATGCTGATGGTAAACACAAGCTTATAactaaaacagaagcaaaacaacAGTACCTCTTGAAAGATTGTGATTTAGAAAAAAGAGAACCAGTGCTTAAATTTATTGTAAAAAAGAATCCTCATCATTCACAGTGGGGTGATATGAAACTTTACTTAAGACTGCAG GTTATAAAGAGGGCTCTTGAAGTTTGGGGTAGCGAAGAAGCCCTAGAAGAAGCAAAGGAAGTTCGACAGGAAAACCGGGagaaaatgaagcagaaaaaatttgataaaaaagtaaaag AATTACGCAGAGCTGTAAGAAGCAGTgtatggaaaaaagaaactaCTATTCACCAGCACGAGTATGGAGCAGAAGAAAGCATTGAAGAAGACATGTACCAGAAGACTTGTACAATCTGTGGCCATCAATTGACTTATGAAAAAATGTAA